A window of the Phaseolus vulgaris cultivar G19833 chromosome 5, P. vulgaris v2.0, whole genome shotgun sequence genome harbors these coding sequences:
- the LOC137834687 gene encoding disease resistance protein RPM1-like, producing the protein MADSAVSSVLELLYQLLREEGSLLKGLGNDFSDIKQELESIKAFLKDADRRAGDHEGVKTWVKQLRELSFSIEDVIDEYIMDVAHRVNRHLPWIASLQKIAHHIKTLKSRHQIASEIQDIKSAVQGIKERSERYKFQSSFEDGSTSNSRGAKDFKWGDPRNAAHFIEETEVVGLELPIDELIGCLIKGTDQLSLVSVVGMGGLGKTTLAKQVFNNKKVKGHFHCGSFITVSESYTVRKLLTEMIQNFCKDANEPIPKGLHKMDDETLVTEVRQYLQSKRYLVLFDDVWKEKFSDEIQHALPNNNKGGRIIITTRMMQVAEYFKKSVVVHVHKLQPLSPNKARELFCKKAFRFEPGGEQCPTELEDMSKGIVEKCGGLPLAIVCLGGLLATKAKTMFEWSKVCENLRMELEHNTHLNSLKWILSLSYDDLPHNLRSCMLYFGLYPEDYSISRKRLTRQWMAEGLVKNEEIRPMEDVAEDYLTQLIGRSLVQVSRVGFDGKVKTCQIHDLLREVIIRKMNELSFCHLMHEDDELDSVGITRRFSIATCSNNVLRKTSNLGIRAIYVFTRSELPEDFVGRLSAKFKLLKVLDFERTLLNHVPNNLGNLFHLRYLNLSHTKVEVLPRSIGKLLNLETLDLRQTQVQVLPREIKNLTKLRLLPVYYRKYEGQYSMLNFTTGVKMEKGIGCLKSLQKLYFLEADHGGLDLMQELKMLKQLRKLGIRRVQTEYSNALSSAIGEMSHLESLNVSAKTKDEIIDLNFASTPPPYLQVLNLKARVTKLPDWIPKLKYLVKLRLGLSNLEGDPLDSLQDLPNLLRLNMWDDAYVGESLHFRGGGFPRLKEVDLTRLSRLSSLSIDEGALLGLEHFRFKDNPQMKVVPHGLKHLKNLQFLGFADMPPELVESIDPEKGGQDYSVIKHIPLVLIRQNVGPKFHDYELRPIPTLATV; encoded by the exons ATGGCAGATAGTGCAGTATCCTCTGTTTTGGAACTGCTGTACCAACTTTtaagagaagaaggaagtttgtTGAAGGGCCTTGGAAATGATTTTTCAGACATCAAACAGGAGTTAGAGAGCATCAAAGCCTTCCTAAAGGATGCAGATAGAAGAGCTGGAGATCATGAAGGAGTAAAAACATGGGTGAAGCAGTTGAGAGAATTATCTTTTTCCATAGAAGATGTCATTGATGAATACATAATGGATGTGGCACATAGGGTCAACCGTCATCTACCATGGATAGCTTCACTCCAAAAGATTGCTCACCACATCAAAACCTTGAAGTCACGTCACCAGATTGCATCTGAGATTCAAGATATCAAGTCAGCAGTTCAAGGAATCAAGGAAAGAAGTGAAAG GTACAAGTTTCAATCTTCATTTGAAGATGGATCAACAAGCAATTCTAGAGGGGCAAAAGATTTCAAATGGGGTGATCCAAGAAATGCTGCACATTTCATTGAAGAAACTGAAGTGGTGGGGTTAGAACTCCCAATAGATGAATTGATCGGTTGCTTGATAAAAGGAACCGACCAACTCTCATTGGTTTCTGTGGTAGGCATGGGAGGACTTGGAAAAACCACTCTTGCTAAACAagttttcaataataaaaaagtgaAAGGACACTTTCACTGTGGTTCTTTTATCACAGTTTCTGAATCATACACTGTGAGGAAGCTATTGACAGAAATGATACAAAATTTTTGCAAGGATGCTAATGAGCCTATTCCCAAGGGACTGCATAAGATGGATGATGAGACATTAGTAACAGAAGTGAGGCAATACCTTCAGTCAAAGAGGTATTTGGTGTTGTTTGATGATGTCTGGAAAGAAAAATTTTCCGATGAGATTCAGCATGCCTTGCCTAATAACAACAAAGGAGGTAGAATCATCATCACCACTAGAATGATGCAAGTTGCAGAGTATTTTAAGAAATCAGTTGTTGTTCATGTTCACAAACTCCAACCTCTGTCTCCAAACAAAGCACGGGAGCTCTTCTGCAAGAAGGCATTTAGATTTGAACCAGGTGGTGAACAATGTCCAACTGAGCTTGAGGACATGTCAAAGGGTATTGTTGAAAAATGTGGAGGGCTACCACTAGCAATTGTTTGTCTTGGTGGTCTTTTGGCAACAAAAGCAAAAACCATGTTTGAATGGAGTAAGGTATGTGAGAATCTGAGAATGGAGCTAGAGCACAATACACATTTAAATAGTTTGAAATGGATTTTATCTCTTAGTTATGATGATCTTCCTCACAATTTGAGATCATGCATGTTGTATTTTGGTCTGTATCCTGAGGACTACTCCATCAGTCGCAAGAGATTGACCAGGCAATGGATGGCTGAAGGGTTGGTAAAAAATGAGGAGATAAGGCCTATGGAGGATGTTGCTGAAGACTACTTGACACAGTTAATAGGTAGAAGTTTGGTTCAAGTTTCCAGAGTTGGCTTTGATGGTAAAGTTAAAACTTGTCAGATCCATGATTTATTGCGTGAAGTCATCATTAGAAAGATGAATGAGTTAAGTTTTTGCCACTTAATGCATGAAGATGATGAACTAGACAGTGTTGGAATAACTAGAAGGTTTTCCATAGCTACTTGTTCCAACAATGTGCTGAGGAAAACTAGTAACTTGGGCATTCGTGCTATTTATGTTTTCACCAGAAGTGAATTGCCTGAAGATTTTGTTGGTAGATTATCTGCCAAGTTTAAGCTTTTGAAAGTTCTtgattttgaaagaactttgtTGAATCATGTTCCTAATAATTTGGGGAATCTTTTCCACCTGAGGTACTTGAACTTGAGTCATACAAAAGTAGAGGTTCTTCCAAGATCCATTGGAAAGTTGCTGAACTTGGAAACATTGGATTTAAGACAAACACAGGTGCAAGTACTACCAAGAGAGATAAAAAACCTCACAAAGCTACGACTTCTTCCAGTCTACTACAGAAAATATGAAGGACAGTACTCTATGTTGAATTTCACAACTGGGGTGAAAATGGAAAAGGGTATTGGATGCTTGAAATCCTTACAAAAGCTGTACTTTTTGGAGGCTGATCATGGTGGATTAGACCTTATGCAAGAGCTCAAGATGTTGAAACAGTTAAGGAAGTTAGGTATAAGGCGAGTGCAAACAGAATACTCAAATGCATTATCTAGTGCAATAGGAGAGATGAGCCACCTTGAATCTCTCAATGTAAGTGCTAAAACTAAGGATGAAATCATTGACTTGAACTTTGCATCAACTCCACCACCCTACCTTCAGGTGTTGAATTTGAAAGCTAGAGTTACAAAGTTGCCTGATTGGATTCCAAAACTTAAGTATCTTGTGAAGTTAAGGCTTGGTTTATCAAATTTGGAAGGAGATCCACTGGACTCACTGCAAGATTTGCCAAATCTGTTGCGGCTGAATATGTGGGATGATGCATATGTTGGTGAAAGTTTGCACTTCAGAGGAGGAGGTTTTCCAAGGTTGAAGGAAGTGGATCTTACTAGACTAAGCAGATTAAGTTCTTTGTCTATAGATGAAGGAGCTTTGCTTGGTCTTGAGCACTTCAGATTTAAAGATAACCCCCAAATGAAGGTGGTGCCTCATGGCCTCAAACACTTGAAAAACCTTCAGTTTCTTGGCTTTGCTGATATGCCACCTGAATTGGTAGAAAGCATTGATCCAGAAAAGGGTGGACAAGATTATTCAGTGATCAAGCATATTCCCCTTGTCCTCATTCGTCAGAATGTTGGACCAAAATTCCATGACTATGAGTTGCGTCCTATTCCCACATTAGCCACTGTCTGA
- the LOC137834690 gene encoding WD repeat-containing protein 55-like encodes MEEINFVEEINLEEIPFDVDFHPSDNLVATALINGDIHLYRFSPDTVPKRQLKVNAHRDSCRAVRFIDCGRVLLTASADCSIQASDVETGITITRTDNAHERYTTSPAINRLINLTEFTVASGDDDGFIKVWDIRTRSCCNNFYAHEKYISDMTFASDAMKLLSTSGGGTVCVCNLRTSTVQDLAECYELSSVVLMQNGRKVMCGSSRGIFQYLWECFKDSSSTAGRTWEEMNHPVHAMLKLDEDTIITGSENGIINLVGIFPNFVVHPIAEHSGYLVECLAFSHDRKFLGSIAYDKRLKLWDLDSILPVKRFIQRCTQEFVSENHAVNPP; translated from the exons ATGGAAGAGATCAATTTTGTGGAAGAGATCAATTTGGAAGAAATTCCATTTGACGTTGATTTTCATCCGTCAGATAATCTGGTCGCCACGGCTCTAATTAACGGTGACATTCACCT ATACCGTTTTAGTCCTGATACTGTCCCTAAGAG GCAATTGAAAGTTAATGCACACAGAGATTCTTGCAGGGCTGTTCGATTCATCGATTGTGGGCGTG TGCTGTTGACGGCTTCTGCAGATTGCTCTATACAGGCTTCTGATGTGGAGACGGGAATTACGATTACTCGTACTGATAATGCTCATGA GAGATATACTACGTCTCCAGCAATAAATAGATTGATAAACTTGACTGAGTTTACAGTTGCCTCAGGAGATGATGATGGTTTTATAAag GTTTGGGATATCAGAACACGCTCTTGTTGCAATAATTTTTATGCCCATGAAAAATACATTTCAGACATGACTTTTGCATCAGATGCAATGAAACTGTTGTCAACAAG tGGAGGTGGGACTGTGTGTGTTTGCAATCTTCGAACCAGTACA GTGCAAGATCTAGCCGAATGTTATGAGTTGTCGTCTGTTGTTTTAATGCAG AATGGTAGGAAAGTTATGTGCGGATCATCACGTGGAATCTTTCAGTATTTATGGGAATGCTTCAAAGATAGTAG TTCCACTGCTGGTCGTACCTGGGAGGAAATGAACCACCCTGTTCATGCAATGTTGAAG CTTGATGAAGATACAATTATTACTGGATCAGAGAATGGGATTATCAA tttggTCGGGATATTTCCCAACTTCGTAGTCCACCCAATAGCTGAACACTCAGGGTATCTGGTTGAGTGTCTTG CATTCTCTCATGATAGAAAGTTCCTTGGAAGTATCGCATATGATAAAAGGTTAAAG CTATGGGATTTGGATAGTATACTACCAGTTAAAAGATTCATACAACGATGTACACAAGAATTTGTCAGTGAAAATCATGCAGTAAACCCACCCTAG